A portion of the Thermosediminibacter oceani DSM 16646 genome contains these proteins:
- the spoVAE gene encoding stage V sporulation protein AE gives MDYIKAFIIGGMICALGQILMDFTPLAPAHVLVLFVTLGAVLSGLGLYQPLVDFAGAGATVPLPGFGHTLVKGVIEEVNKSGLLGILTGGLKSAAAGITAAVVFGYLMALIFNPRPK, from the coding sequence ATGGATTATATAAAGGCTTTTATAATCGGCGGTATGATATGCGCATTAGGACAAATATTGATGGATTTTACACCCCTGGCTCCGGCCCATGTACTTGTCTTGTTCGTAACCCTAGGAGCGGTCCTCAGCGGCCTAGGTTTATATCAACCTCTGGTAGATTTTGCCGGTGCCGGAGCAACCGTACCGTTACCAGGTTTTGGACATACGCTGGTGAAAGGTGTAATAGAGGAAGTTAATAAGTCTGGCCTTTTAGGAATATTAACCGGGGGTTTAAAGTCTGCTGCCGCAGGAATAACGGCAGCGGTGGTGTTCGGTTATCTAATGGCATTAATCTTTAATCCGAGACCCAAGTAA